Proteins encoded within one genomic window of Saccharopolyspora pogona:
- a CDS encoding cytochrome P450 family protein has protein sequence MNDEPVKLLSRSFMQDPYPTLESLRRDHAAIPVENGGFRMWVITRYDDAHALLADPTLQRDLVKHRHAVVEQNLVDIERRPKLPRELRRSMLDQDGADHRRMRGIVAKFFTPSRLAALRPGIERLADDLLDGLPVGEPVDIVDQYARPLSATCLSEMLGVPEDARDRFPLWETAILTAPSKEEVEDAGRQLQVFAGEIIALKREQPRADLFTELVRAGAAGLLDDAELVSMITLLLIAGLEPTSAIGSGVLVLLRHSEELARLRADPDLITACVEEILRFETPFRMLTPRYVDHPLELDGVTIPAGELLLISTGSANRDPSRFADPDRFDITRDTKGHLGFSHGRHRCMGAELGRIETAVGLGRLFDRFPATALAVAPQDVQWRPGMFMRRVDSLPVVLG, from the coding sequence GTGAACGACGAACCAGTCAAATTGCTCAGCCGATCGTTCATGCAGGACCCATATCCGACGCTGGAATCCCTGCGGCGAGACCACGCAGCGATCCCAGTCGAGAACGGCGGCTTCCGGATGTGGGTGATCACCCGCTACGACGACGCCCACGCGCTGTTGGCCGATCCCACGCTGCAACGCGACTTGGTCAAGCACCGGCACGCGGTCGTCGAACAGAACCTAGTGGACATCGAGCGCCGGCCAAAGCTGCCACGCGAACTACGCCGCAGCATGCTCGACCAGGACGGGGCGGATCACCGCAGGATGCGCGGCATCGTCGCAAAGTTCTTCACGCCGTCACGGCTTGCCGCGCTGCGGCCCGGGATCGAACGGCTTGCCGACGACCTGCTCGACGGCCTACCCGTCGGTGAACCAGTCGACATCGTCGACCAGTACGCCAGGCCGCTGTCCGCGACCTGCCTGTCCGAGATGCTGGGCGTCCCCGAGGACGCGCGAGATCGATTTCCCCTGTGGGAGACGGCGATTCTCACCGCACCCAGCAAGGAGGAGGTGGAGGATGCGGGTCGGCAGTTGCAGGTGTTTGCCGGGGAGATCATCGCGCTCAAGCGCGAGCAGCCGCGTGCGGACCTTTTCACCGAGCTCGTCCGGGCCGGCGCGGCGGGGCTGCTGGATGACGCCGAACTGGTCTCCATGATCACGCTGTTGCTGATCGCCGGGCTGGAGCCGACCAGCGCGATAGGCAGCGGTGTGCTCGTCCTGCTCCGCCACTCTGAGGAGCTGGCGCGGTTGCGCGCCGACCCCGACCTGATAACCGCGTGCGTCGAGGAGATCCTGCGCTTCGAGACCCCATTCCGGATGCTTACCCCGCGCTATGTCGACCATCCGCTGGAGCTGGATGGGGTGACCATCCCAGCGGGGGAGCTGCTGCTGATCTCCACCGGCTCGGCCAACCGCGACCCGAGCCGGTTCGCGGACCCCGACCGCTTCGACATCACCCGTGACACGAAGGGACATCTAGGGTTCAGCCACGGCAGGCACCGGTGTATGGGCGCCGAGCTCGGCAGAATAGAGACCGCGGTCGGGCTCGGCAGGTTGTTCGACCGGTTCCCCGCGACCGCGCTCGCGGTCGCTCCGCAGGACGTGCAGTGGCGG